CCCATTTCTTCTAGATCAGACATTTCGTTGCGAATTGTGGCAGAGCTGAACGTAATTTCATCTTTCTTCGACAAGCTTCGCGACCCGACTGGCTGGGCAGAATGGATGAAATCCTCGATTATCACTTGTAGAATCAATAATTGACGATCAGTTAGCATGTATGATCACCTCTGTTAGCACTCTGTCTCATCGAGTGCTAATATACTAATAAATTATCAAATGAAGCTTATGATGTCAACAATGAAAACCGCTAATTCATCGTTAAAATTACATAGATTTCCTTCAGTCGGAATCAATAACGCCTAAAAATGATTGGAACACTTCATTTCCCAGCAGTTTGCCGCGCTCAGTCAAGTGCACAAACCCGTCTTCCACCTTTAGCAGACCCTTTACCGCCCCTTCTTCGAGCGGTTTCCTGAAAATCTCCGTCATTTCAACAAAAAATTTATTCTTAAAGATTTCCAATGAAACTCCTTCCGTTTTCCGGAGCCCCAAAAACATCTCCTCTTCCATCCGTTCATGAAGCGGTACCGGGTGTTCTTCCAGCACAGGGAGCTCGTTCGCCAGCAATGGCGTCATATATTTCTTCACAGGCCCATGATTGGCCACCCTTTTACCTCCAGTATAGCCATGTGCACCTGCACCAATCCCATAATATTCCACATTATTCCAATATGTCAGGTTGTGCCTGCTTTCAAATCCAGCTCGGGCAAAATTACTGATTTCATATTGATGCAGACCATGCTTCTCCATCTCTTCCATCAGCCTCTCATACATCGAAGCCTCGAGCTCCTGCGGCGGCAGGTTCAATTTCCCCCTTCGCATCTGATTATAAAAAACCGTCTTCGGCTCAACGATCAATGAGTAGCTGGAATAGTGCGGCAATCGAAGGGCAATCGCTTTATCCAGCGTATCCTTGAAATCTTCCATCGTTTGGCCCGGCAACCCATAAATCAAGTC
This sequence is a window from Brevibacillus sp. JNUCC-41. Protein-coding genes within it:
- the hemW gene encoding radical SAM family heme chaperone HemW, which gives rise to MIKSAYLHIPFCEHICHYCDFNKVFLQGQPVDEYLQMMKREMVMQLSKYPTAGLETVFVGGGTPTSLDEKQLAFLCEAINETLPFDPEKAEYTFEANPGDLSREKLEILYDSGVNRLSFGVQSFNDELLKRIGRTHRASEVYETIHLAQEVGFTNISIDLIYGLPGQTMEDFKDTLDKAIALRLPHYSSYSLIVEPKTVFYNQMRRGKLNLPPQELEASMYERLMEEMEKHGLHQYEISNFARAGFESRHNLTYWNNVEYYGIGAGAHGYTGGKRVANHGPVKKYMTPLLANELPVLEEHPVPLHERMEEEMFLGLRKTEGVSLEIFKNKFFVEMTEIFRKPLEEGAVKGLLKVEDGFVHLTERGKLLGNEVFQSFLGVIDSD